One genomic window of Halococcus agarilyticus includes the following:
- a CDS encoding ABC transporter substrate-binding protein — protein MADDANSYSDVVSRRRFIEITGISGAAALAGCSGGGGSNNDSGGGGAGTEGGSGGDTGTEGGSGGNGTESTDGGDGGNESGGGSGQVYDAQHLTYTNQQPSNIQWNSSNTSGLAQISDDLLFDHFAKYNFARSEFVPYAISEWNYGGDTFEMTIRDGLTWSNGDDVTSADIVTQLRLGLSLGLGFADYTESIESVDDSTVRMNFSSEVNQQIVQFQVLSGNWVNQPESVFGKFLDQIDQNEEEGLRSLQEFSWTEPIASGPWSLGGTSQQQILLERRDDHPDSGNVNFSEYACRFLDGNQAAQQALINQQIDSVFSLFTPPRIVDQMPDAIQQVQTPAAFGFGLVPNHDHQHAGDRAVRQAIQHVINRQQVVNNVSKPSKQATPIPTGITPDTLEQYLGDAMDDFESYGMDSSQTDKATQVLEEAGYSKSGGTWQDSEGNTVSLPVMVPAGWSDWNTAAQTVADQLTSFGFESAIDARQFGTLLGSTWPNGDFVLTAGGWLDGAPSGAYPYFSLRHQLVFNDRGYGYNYPAANQERGGSNADITVPARGGSGEMTVNPADRIGELSQATEESTIDEITVEQAWVANQDLPMIPVMEKLEQTFLTGGSEWNIPEEGAEVSQVRWANTWLPRQGEMQYAGN, from the coding sequence ATGGCAGACGACGCCAATAGTTACAGCGACGTAGTGAGCCGACGCCGGTTCATCGAGATCACCGGCATCTCCGGTGCCGCCGCACTCGCGGGCTGTTCGGGCGGCGGCGGAAGCAACAACGATAGCGGGGGCGGTGGTGCGGGGACCGAAGGCGGTAGCGGCGGCGATACTGGGACCGAAGGCGGCAGCGGTGGCAACGGTACCGAAAGCACTGACGGCGGCGACGGTGGCAACGAGAGCGGTGGTGGTAGTGGTCAGGTGTACGACGCACAGCATCTCACCTACACCAACCAACAGCCGTCGAACATCCAGTGGAACTCCAGCAACACGTCGGGTCTCGCCCAGATCTCGGACGATCTGCTGTTCGATCACTTCGCCAAGTACAACTTCGCACGGAGCGAGTTCGTGCCGTACGCCATCTCGGAGTGGAACTACGGCGGCGACACGTTCGAGATGACGATCCGCGACGGTCTCACATGGTCGAACGGCGACGACGTGACGTCGGCCGACATCGTCACCCAGCTCCGACTCGGATTGAGTCTCGGTCTCGGGTTCGCGGACTACACCGAATCCATCGAGTCGGTCGACGACAGCACCGTCAGGATGAACTTCAGCTCGGAGGTCAACCAGCAAATCGTGCAGTTTCAGGTGCTGAGCGGGAACTGGGTCAACCAGCCCGAAAGCGTCTTCGGCAAGTTCCTCGATCAGATCGATCAGAACGAAGAGGAGGGACTCCGGAGTCTCCAGGAGTTCTCGTGGACCGAGCCGATCGCCAGCGGCCCGTGGTCGCTCGGTGGCACCAGTCAGCAGCAGATACTCCTCGAACGGCGCGACGATCACCCGGACTCGGGCAACGTCAATTTCAGCGAGTACGCCTGTCGGTTCCTCGATGGGAACCAGGCGGCCCAGCAGGCGCTGATCAACCAGCAGATCGACTCGGTGTTCTCCCTGTTCACCCCGCCGCGGATCGTGGATCAGATGCCCGACGCGATCCAGCAGGTCCAGACGCCGGCGGCGTTCGGCTTCGGCCTGGTTCCGAACCACGACCACCAGCACGCCGGCGACCGTGCCGTGCGCCAGGCGATCCAGCACGTCATCAATCGACAGCAGGTCGTCAACAACGTCTCGAAACCCTCGAAGCAGGCGACGCCGATCCCGACCGGAATTACGCCCGACACCCTCGAACAGTATCTCGGTGACGCGATGGACGACTTCGAGAGCTACGGGATGGACAGTTCCCAGACAGACAAGGCCACGCAGGTTCTCGAGGAGGCCGGCTACTCGAAATCGGGCGGGACGTGGCAGGACTCCGAGGGCAACACGGTCAGCCTTCCGGTCATGGTGCCGGCGGGGTGGAGCGACTGGAACACTGCCGCCCAGACCGTCGCCGACCAGCTCACCTCCTTCGGCTTCGAGAGCGCCATCGACGCACGCCAGTTCGGCACGCTGCTCGGGAGCACGTGGCCGAACGGCGACTTCGTGCTCACTGCGGGCGGCTGGCTCGACGGCGCGCCGTCCGGGGCGTACCCCTACTTCTCGCTGCGCCATCAGCTGGTGTTCAACGACCGCGGCTACGGCTACAACTACCCGGCCGCCAATCAGGAACGGGGTGGCTCGAACGCGGACATCACCGTCCCCGCGCGGGGCGGTTCGGGCGAGATGACGGTCAATCCGGCCGACCGGATCGGCGAGCTCTCACAGGCCACCGAGGAGTCCACGATCGACGAGATCACTGTCGAGCAGGCGTGGGTCGCCAACCAGGACCTGCCGATGATCCCGGTGATGGAGAAGCTCGAACAGACGTTCCTCACCGGCGGTAGCGAGTGGAACATTCCCGAGGAGGGTGCCGAAGTCTCGCAGGTTCGGTGGGCCAACACGTGGCTCCCCCGGCAGGGCGAGATGCAGTACGCTGGCAACTGA
- a CDS encoding winged helix-turn-helix transcriptional regulator, with protein MSSQQPRHGEEACAVVDSLDQIGSQWRLVVLHDLQDGEKRFNELKRSTDASSRTLSRVLDDLQAADLVSRRIEEDAPIATYYRLTGKGEALCPVFDEIEAWADDWL; from the coding sequence ATGTCATCCCAGCAACCACGCCACGGCGAGGAGGCCTGCGCCGTCGTGGACTCGCTCGACCAGATCGGATCGCAGTGGCGCTTAGTGGTGCTCCACGACCTTCAGGACGGTGAGAAGCGGTTCAACGAACTCAAACGCTCGACCGACGCGAGTTCGCGCACCCTCTCACGCGTGCTCGACGACCTCCAGGCGGCGGACCTCGTGAGCCGCCGGATCGAGGAGGACGCCCCGATCGCCACGTACTACCGACTCACCGGAAAGGGCGAGGCGCTCTGTCCCGTCTTCGACGAGATCGAGGCGTGGGCCGACGACTGGCTCTAA
- a CDS encoding universal stress protein: MERGLVVAERTDAHRDLLREAGEHASGADAELVLLRVMTEAEYEADAETLASIGSVENVSYDSRAVLDAAANDLREMGREVLPTGIDVETVARATDEDDIDTAVLDTAADRDCDHVFVLGRRRSPAGKALFGDVAQRIVLDFDGYVTLSAG; encoded by the coding sequence ATGGAACGTGGCCTGGTGGTCGCCGAACGAACCGACGCACACCGCGATCTCCTTCGGGAGGCCGGGGAGCACGCGAGCGGGGCCGACGCCGAACTCGTGCTCCTGCGGGTGATGACCGAGGCGGAGTACGAGGCCGACGCCGAGACGCTCGCGTCGATCGGCTCGGTCGAGAACGTCAGCTACGACAGTCGGGCGGTCCTCGACGCCGCCGCGAACGACCTCCGGGAGATGGGGCGCGAGGTCCTGCCGACGGGTATCGATGTCGAGACCGTCGCCAGGGCGACCGACGAGGACGACATCGACACCGCCGTCCTCGATACCGCAGCCGACCGCGACTGTGATCACGTCTTCGTCCTCGGTCGTCGTCGCTCGCCCGCTGGCAAGGCACTGTTCGGCGACGTCGCCCAGCGGATCGTGCTCGATTTCGACGGGTACGTTACGCTGAGCGCCGGCTGA
- a CDS encoding tyrosine--tRNA ligase yields the protein MDHAERKRLVARNTAEVVTDEELDGLLADDDPTVYIGYAPTGEMHIGHFTTIRKLADFLRADLDVTVLIADLHAHLDDEKSPFDLLDARSAYYREAIEGMVEAAGADPDDIEFVRGREFELDADYSLDLLRMAADTTISRVQRAGSEVVRQAENPNLGGLLYPLMQTLDVDALDADIAYGGIDQRGIYMLSRELFDDRDEDPPVCVFAPLLSGLAGGKMSASDEGSKVNLTDDSDTVAEKLQGAYCPQSEVEDNGVLEYVEYLVFPILDQRGEVFRIERPEEYGGDLVYEGYDDLEADFVSGELHPQDLKNAAAESISSAIDPIRQRFADRSELLAEAYPEKYD from the coding sequence ATGGACCACGCGGAGCGAAAGCGGCTCGTGGCGCGGAACACGGCCGAGGTCGTCACCGACGAGGAGCTCGACGGACTGCTGGCCGACGACGATCCGACCGTGTACATCGGCTACGCGCCGACCGGCGAGATGCATATCGGTCACTTCACCACGATCCGCAAGCTCGCCGACTTCCTCCGCGCCGATCTCGACGTCACGGTGCTGATCGCGGATCTCCACGCCCACCTCGACGACGAGAAGAGCCCGTTCGACCTGCTCGACGCGCGCTCCGCGTACTACCGCGAGGCGATCGAAGGGATGGTCGAGGCGGCCGGGGCCGATCCCGACGACATCGAATTCGTGCGCGGGCGCGAATTCGAACTCGATGCCGACTACTCGCTCGACCTCCTCCGGATGGCGGCCGACACCACGATCTCGCGGGTCCAGCGCGCCGGCAGCGAGGTGGTGCGTCAGGCGGAGAACCCCAACCTCGGCGGGTTGCTCTACCCGCTGATGCAGACCTTAGACGTCGACGCACTCGACGCCGACATCGCGTACGGTGGGATCGACCAGCGCGGCATCTACATGCTCAGCCGCGAACTGTTCGACGACCGCGACGAGGACCCGCCGGTCTGTGTGTTCGCTCCCCTCCTGTCGGGCCTTGCGGGTGGGAAGATGAGCGCCTCCGACGAGGGGTCGAAGGTCAACCTCACCGACGACTCCGATACCGTGGCCGAGAAGCTCCAGGGCGCGTACTGCCCGCAGAGCGAGGTCGAGGACAACGGCGTGCTCGAATACGTCGAGTACCTCGTCTTTCCGATTCTCGATCAACGCGGCGAGGTCTTCCGCATCGAGCGCCCCGAGGAGTACGGCGGCGATCTCGTCTACGAGGGCTACGACGACCTCGAAGCGGACTTCGTGAGCGGGGAACTCCACCCCCAGGACCTCAAAAACGCCGCTGCCGAATCCATCTCATCGGCGATCGATCCGATTCGCCAGCGGTTCGCCGACCGGTCCGAGCTGCTGGCCGAGGCGTACCCCGAGAAGTACGACTGA